One Deltaproteobacteria bacterium genomic region harbors:
- a CDS encoding DUF47 family protein, which produces MDFRILRKRPDIGGQFDAFLDKVSEAGLLFKTALDAYLSGNIESFEKKLTDIIETEHAGDALRRSLEEVLYIQTLIPESRGDVLELLESMDALLDRFKGALWQFNIERPHFIEGMNDDFKELTNCVVEAVEAIVRSSRSFFKDISSVADHIHKVPYWETQSDKVSSKLQQTIFGNTDLNLSHKMQLRDLVKHVDKIADRAEDVSDKLRIYVIKRSY; this is translated from the coding sequence ATGGATTTCCGGATACTTAGAAAGAGACCCGATATCGGCGGGCAATTCGATGCCTTTCTGGACAAAGTCAGTGAGGCCGGGTTGCTTTTCAAAACGGCCCTGGACGCATATTTGTCCGGGAATATTGAATCCTTTGAAAAAAAGCTCACGGACATCATCGAAACGGAGCATGCCGGCGACGCCCTGCGCAGAAGCCTGGAGGAGGTGTTGTACATTCAAACCCTCATTCCGGAATCCAGGGGCGATGTTCTCGAGCTTTTGGAAAGCATGGATGCGCTGCTCGACCGCTTTAAAGGCGCCCTGTGGCAGTTCAACATCGAGCGCCCGCATTTTATCGAAGGTATGAACGACGATTTCAAGGAATTGACAAATTGTGTTGTCGAGGCCGTCGAGGCCATCGTGCGTTCTTCACGCTCATTTTTCAAAGACATTTCATCGGTGGCGGACCACATCCACAAGGTCCCCTATTGGGAGACGCAGTCCGATAAGGTGTCGTCGAAATTGCAGCAAACCATATTCGGCAATACGGACCTAAACCTGAGCCATAAGATGCAACTGAGGGATTTGGTCAAGCATGTGGATAAAATAGCGGACAGGGCCGAAGACGTTTCAGACAAGTTGAGGATTTACGTAATCAAGCGGTCGTATTAA
- a CDS encoding HAMP domain-containing protein produces MKRYLIFKLLAINLLVIAFVMVVIWLSIDTLAAGYFVTLMEKYHISPEPSHEMFVGSIHRYLIWTSLSAAILAVLLSFVMTRRALSPLTRMTIITREIAAGNFDVRVPATTKDEVGQLARAFNRMAESLDKLEKLRRSLMIDVAHELRTPLTNMRGYLEALSDGVLPVSRQNVSLLQDETLRLAQLVEDVLQLARADAVKGRLALAPTDLTQLIRAVSETVFSRLAAEKKLTVTMDLGEFPVVIPIDGKQVNRVIRNIADNAARYTPENGAVVIRAALEDDSVKISFTNTSRDVKPEDLPFLFERFYRGEKSRSREHGGAGIGLSIVKELVEAHGGTVGASLADETITIWFKLSTVPSMIESL; encoded by the coding sequence TTGAAACGATATCTGATATTCAAGCTGCTGGCCATCAACCTGCTGGTCATCGCCTTCGTCATGGTGGTCATATGGCTTTCCATCGACACCCTGGCCGCCGGTTATTTCGTGACGTTGATGGAAAAATATCACATTTCTCCCGAACCATCCCACGAGATGTTTGTCGGCTCGATCCATCGCTATCTGATTTGGACGAGCCTTTCAGCCGCCATTCTGGCCGTTCTGCTCAGTTTTGTCATGACCCGCAGGGCGCTGTCCCCCTTGACCCGCATGACAATCATCACCAGGGAAATCGCGGCCGGCAATTTCGACGTCCGGGTACCGGCCACCACCAAAGACGAGGTGGGGCAGCTCGCCCGGGCATTTAACCGCATGGCCGAAAGCCTGGACAAGCTTGAAAAGTTGCGGCGGTCCCTGATGATCGATGTGGCCCATGAACTTCGCACGCCACTGACCAATATGCGGGGATATTTGGAAGCCTTGAGTGACGGCGTGTTGCCTGTTTCGCGGCAAAATGTGTCCCTTTTGCAGGACGAAACCTTGCGCTTGGCCCAGCTTGTTGAAGACGTTCTCCAGTTGGCCCGGGCCGATGCCGTCAAGGGCCGACTTGCCCTGGCGCCGACCGATCTCACGCAGCTGATCAGGGCTGTTTCGGAAACCGTGTTTTCGCGGTTGGCCGCGGAAAAAAAACTGACCGTTACCATGGATCTTGGTGAATTCCCCGTGGTCATTCCCATCGACGGGAAACAGGTGAACCGGGTCATCAGAAATATCGCCGACAATGCGGCCCGGTATACGCCCGAAAACGGAGCGGTGGTCATCCGCGCGGCGCTTGAAGATGACAGCGTGAAGATTTCCTTCACCAATACCTCCCGGGATGTAAAACCGGAGGACCTTCCCTTTTTGTTTGAGCGCTTTTACCGCGGGGAAAAATCCAGATCCAGGGAACATGGGGGCGCCGGTATCGGCCTTTCCATTGTAAAAGAGCTGGTCGAGGCACACGGCGGCACTGTAGGCGCATCGCTTGCCGATGAAACGATCACCATTTGGTTCAAGCTATCCACCGTCCCTTCCATGATCGAATCCCTTTAG
- a CDS encoding ABC transporter permease translates to MKRWIAFWNIVLKDIRTYYLKPPNLSWGIIFPLAWTGMFFIKSGSGLENISTLLPGVVAVSILFGTTSMLAVTVTFEKKNHSFERLLLAPISLELLMLAKTGGAILFGTANAFVPVIMAAFIIDLSHVAWAVFVPAVFLIAVASSFLGLFIAVAVSEVFEAQTFSNFFRFPMIFLCGLFFPIEKLPVFLKPLSYALPLTYGADVLHGAVHGGNTLPYAIDLALLSLFCIGLFAVSLYNIRRRWIV, encoded by the coding sequence ATGAAGCGTTGGATCGCCTTTTGGAATATTGTGCTTAAGGATATACGAACCTACTATCTGAAACCGCCCAACCTCAGCTGGGGCATTATTTTCCCCCTGGCATGGACCGGTATGTTTTTCATCAAGTCGGGCAGCGGCCTGGAAAACATATCGACCTTGCTTCCGGGCGTCGTTGCCGTATCCATTTTATTCGGCACCACATCGATGCTTGCGGTGACGGTCACCTTTGAAAAGAAGAACCATTCCTTTGAACGACTCCTGCTGGCACCTATTTCTTTGGAACTTTTGATGCTGGCCAAAACCGGTGGGGCCATCTTGTTCGGTACTGCCAACGCCTTTGTACCGGTCATCATGGCGGCTTTTATCATAGACCTCTCTCATGTGGCTTGGGCGGTTTTTGTACCGGCTGTCTTTCTGATTGCGGTCGCATCGAGCTTTCTGGGCCTCTTTATCGCCGTGGCGGTGAGCGAAGTGTTCGAGGCCCAAACCTTCTCCAACTTTTTCCGATTTCCCATGATCTTCCTGTGCGGCCTTTTCTTTCCTATCGAAAAGCTGCCTGTCTTTTTGAAACCGCTCTCTTATGCGCTACCCCTGACCTATGGGGCCGATGTACTGCACGGGGCCGTGCACGGTGGGAACACCCTGCCTTATGCAATCGACTTGGCGCTTCTCAGCTTGTTCTGTATCGGTTTGTTTGCAGTAAGTCTTTATAATATCCGCAGACGTTGGATCGTCTGA
- a CDS encoding ABC transporter ATP-binding protein, translating into MFDAIVVENIAKRFEKVEAVSGISFRVRQGEIFGFLGPNGAGKTTTINMLTGLARPDEGRVRIGGIDCTGRPRAAQHLVGVVPDESNLYPELTGFENLCFCAALYGLRKAERQAFATKLLDDFGLSKAAGRKFGGYSKGMKRKLTIAAGIIQQPEILFLDEPTTGIDVASARQLRQLISRLNANGTTIFLTTHYIEEAERLCDRIAFIVSGRIVRVDSVEHLIQPVQGKHVVQITCLEMPAEIEGKLSEAYDGIRFSASGQGLIRVEADQPVPVGPLIRYIEDQGGEVTEARRLRPSLEDVFVRVTGIEADCMRREKEKMGSGR; encoded by the coding sequence ATGTTTGACGCCATCGTCGTTGAAAATATTGCCAAACGCTTTGAAAAAGTGGAGGCGGTTTCAGGGATTTCGTTCCGTGTCAGACAGGGCGAAATCTTTGGTTTTCTAGGTCCCAACGGCGCGGGCAAGACCACCACGATCAACATGTTAACAGGTCTCGCACGCCCGGACGAAGGGCGTGTGCGTATCGGCGGCATCGACTGCACCGGGAGGCCGAGGGCGGCGCAACATCTTGTCGGCGTGGTGCCTGACGAGAGCAATCTATATCCGGAGCTGACCGGATTCGAAAACCTATGTTTCTGTGCGGCGCTTTACGGATTGAGGAAAGCCGAAAGGCAAGCCTTCGCAACAAAGCTTTTGGATGATTTCGGTCTGAGCAAGGCTGCCGGCCGCAAGTTCGGCGGCTATTCCAAAGGTATGAAGCGCAAGCTGACCATTGCCGCCGGCATCATCCAGCAGCCTGAAATCCTGTTTTTGGACGAACCCACCACCGGCATCGACGTGGCCAGCGCCAGGCAGTTGCGGCAGCTCATCTCCCGTCTTAACGCAAACGGGACGACGATTTTTCTCACGACCCACTACATCGAAGAAGCCGAGCGGCTTTGTGACCGCATCGCCTTCATTGTGTCCGGCCGCATTGTCCGGGTCGATTCGGTGGAGCATCTGATTCAGCCGGTTCAGGGAAAACATGTGGTGCAGATAACCTGTTTGGAGATGCCCGCGGAAATAGAAGGCAAACTTTCCGAAGCATATGACGGCATACGCTTTTCCGCATCTGGACAGGGGCTGATTCGTGTGGAAGCCGATCAACCTGTCCCCGTCGGGCCGTTGATTCGCTACATAGAGGACCAGGGAGGGGAGGTGACGGAGGCGCGGCGGCTGCGGCCGTCCCTCGAGGATGTCTTTGTCAGGGTAACCGGCATCGAAGCAGACTGCATGCGTAGAGAGAAAGAAAAAATGGGAAGCGGCAGATGA
- the msrB gene encoding peptide-methionine (R)-S-oxide reductase MsrB: MDESTGEGAMDMPAGTRTAVFAGGCFWCTESDFEKVEGVIEAVSGFTGGTVAHPSYEEVSRGGTGHVEAVKVFYDPDKITYEGLLDVFWRHVDPTDPGGQFVDRGSQYRSAIFYQNGEERRLAEKTKKELDASGQFEKPIVTEILPLGAFYEAEAYHQDYYKRNPIRYRWYRSGSGRDKFLKMAWREVKYKPRMDAGKMMDKTSGEKNGKMMKTYAVPDKSVLKDTLTPMQYKVTQEDGTEPPFDNEFWNLKAEGIFVDVVSGEPLFSSRDKYPSGTGWPSFTRPLEPDNIVEKKDMSFFMMRTEVRSRHADSHLGHVFDDGPKPTGLRYCINSAALRFIPKADLEKEGYGEYADIFN, translated from the coding sequence ATGGATGAATCCACGGGAGAAGGGGCGATGGACATGCCGGCCGGGACCCGGACAGCCGTTTTTGCCGGCGGGTGTTTCTGGTGCACGGAGTCGGATTTTGAAAAGGTGGAGGGGGTGATCGAGGCGGTTTCGGGTTTTACCGGCGGCACGGTGGCCCATCCATCCTATGAAGAGGTGTCAAGGGGCGGAACCGGGCACGTCGAAGCGGTGAAGGTCTTCTACGACCCGGACAAAATCACCTATGAAGGCCTTTTGGATGTGTTCTGGCGGCACGTGGACCCCACGGATCCCGGCGGTCAGTTTGTCGACAGAGGATCCCAGTACCGCAGCGCCATTTTTTACCAAAACGGGGAAGAACGCCGTCTGGCCGAAAAGACAAAGAAGGAACTGGATGCTTCGGGGCAGTTTGAAAAACCCATTGTCACGGAAATTCTGCCATTGGGTGCATTTTATGAGGCGGAAGCATATCACCAGGACTATTACAAGAGAAACCCGATCCGGTATCGATGGTATCGGTCCGGTTCAGGCCGTGACAAGTTTCTAAAAATGGCCTGGCGGGAAGTTAAATACAAGCCGCGCATGGATGCGGGAAAGATGATGGACAAGACGTCGGGTGAAAAAAATGGGAAAATGATGAAAACCTATGCGGTCCCCGACAAAAGCGTATTGAAGGATACGCTGACCCCCATGCAGTACAAGGTGACCCAGGAAGACGGCACGGAACCGCCTTTCGACAACGAATTCTGGAATTTAAAGGCCGAAGGCATTTTCGTGGACGTCGTTTCCGGTGAGCCCCTTTTCAGTTCCAGGGACAAATATCCCTCCGGAACCGGGTGGCCGAGTTTCACCCGCCCCCTTGAGCCCGACAATATTGTCGAAAAAAAGGATATGAGCTTCTTCATGATGCGCACCGAGGTGCGAAGCCGGCATGCCGACAGCCACCTGGGGCATGTTTTCGATGATGGGCCAAAGCCCACAGGCCTGCGCTACTGCATCAATTCGGCGGCCTTGAGATTTATCCCCAAAGCGGACCTGGAAAAAGAGGGATATGGAGAATACGCCGACATATTTAACTGA
- the amrS gene encoding AmmeMemoRadiSam system radical SAM enzyme: MKKISRRQFFNRCSTCLATVVASPWLNPFGLDACRAATRDDIRGKVFRGDAPEKLWKWSREAFLYKKTGNGKVICGICPNRCMLSPGDRSVCRSKVNINGKLYSLTYGNPCAVNTDPIEKKPLLHFKPRTKAFSLATTGCNFRCLNCQNWEISQAKPHEVSPAYELFPSDVIGAAQSAQAQSIAYTYSEPTTFFEYMIDTARLARKEGLCNLWVSNAYINEKPLLALCDVLDAATLNIKAFDDGIYRKLNGGRLAPVLKTFQVLHAKNIHFEMINLIVPGYTDDENMVAAMCDWILDHIGPDHPLHFLRFFPRYKLDRLPPTAVSTLTRFRKLAMEKGIHYVYVGNVPGHEGNNTYCHHCGKLLIERRGYVIPTYNLSENRCRFCNTIIPGVWTAAS; this comes from the coding sequence GTGAAAAAAATTTCCAGAAGGCAATTCTTCAACCGCTGTTCGACCTGTCTTGCAACGGTCGTTGCATCCCCGTGGCTGAACCCGTTCGGCCTCGACGCCTGCCGGGCGGCAACCCGCGACGACATCCGCGGCAAGGTGTTCAGGGGGGATGCGCCGGAAAAGCTCTGGAAATGGTCCCGTGAAGCTTTTTTGTATAAAAAAACCGGCAACGGCAAGGTCATCTGCGGCATCTGCCCCAACCGGTGCATGCTGTCACCGGGCGACCGCAGCGTCTGCCGCTCCAAGGTCAACATAAACGGCAAGCTCTACAGCCTGACATACGGCAATCCCTGCGCCGTCAACACCGACCCCATTGAAAAAAAGCCGCTTTTGCATTTCAAACCGCGAACGAAAGCTTTTTCACTGGCGACAACCGGATGCAATTTTCGCTGTCTGAACTGCCAGAACTGGGAAATTTCCCAGGCCAAACCCCATGAAGTCAGCCCGGCCTACGAACTCTTCCCGTCCGATGTCATCGGTGCCGCGCAGAGCGCACAGGCGCAATCGATCGCCTACACTTATTCCGAGCCGACAACTTTTTTTGAATACATGATCGACACCGCCCGCCTTGCCAGAAAAGAGGGCCTCTGCAATCTTTGGGTGTCCAATGCCTACATCAATGAAAAGCCCCTGCTTGCACTCTGCGATGTTCTGGATGCGGCCACGCTGAATATCAAAGCCTTCGACGACGGCATCTACCGCAAACTGAACGGCGGGCGCCTGGCGCCTGTTTTGAAAACCTTTCAAGTCCTGCACGCCAAAAACATCCATTTCGAAATGATCAATCTCATTGTGCCGGGCTACACGGATGACGAAAACATGGTGGCGGCGATGTGCGACTGGATTCTCGATCACATCGGACCCGACCACCCCCTGCACTTTCTGCGCTTCTTCCCGCGCTACAAGCTGGACCGGCTGCCGCCCACGGCGGTGTCCACCCTGACGCGTTTTCGGAAACTGGCCATGGAAAAGGGAATTCATTATGTCTATGTCGGCAACGTGCCCGGTCACGAGGGCAACAACACCTATTGTCACCATTGTGGAAAACTGCTGATCGAACGGCGGGGCTACGTGATTCCCACCTACAACCTTTCGGAAAACCGCTGCCGGTTCTGCAACACGATCATCCCCGGTGTGTGGACGGCAGCGTCATAG
- a CDS encoding response regulator transcription factor, with the protein MSRSRKKTVLVVEDDPKTADLIALYLTNDGFRAVKAHDGEAGLSLAERHDPALVILDLMLPKIDGWEVCRQLRNRSDVPVIMLTARGEEIDKVSGLTLGADDYVVKPFSPRELVARVRAVLRRTTKPPGRTPKRLIHGKIVLDLDRRRLVVADKTVALTRHEYVLLETLLSFPGKVFSRDELLDRLYPGKEAIVIERVVDVHIGKLRQKIENDSSAPRYILTVRGIGYRFADEEIDSNGALD; encoded by the coding sequence CAGCCGACCTGATCGCCCTGTATCTGACAAACGACGGTTTCAGGGCGGTAAAGGCGCACGATGGCGAAGCCGGCCTGTCGCTGGCCGAAAGGCACGATCCGGCCCTGGTTATCCTGGATTTAATGCTTCCCAAAATCGATGGCTGGGAGGTATGCCGGCAGCTGAGAAATAGATCCGACGTTCCGGTCATCATGCTCACCGCAAGAGGGGAGGAGATCGACAAGGTGTCCGGTCTCACCCTGGGCGCCGACGATTATGTTGTAAAACCCTTCAGCCCCAGGGAGCTTGTCGCCCGCGTCAGAGCCGTTCTCAGGCGGACGACCAAGCCCCCGGGACGGACACCCAAGCGCCTGATCCATGGAAAGATCGTTTTAGATCTGGACAGGCGCCGGCTCGTGGTGGCGGACAAAACCGTTGCCCTTACCCGGCACGAGTACGTTCTCCTGGAAACTCTTTTGTCCTTTCCCGGCAAGGTTTTTTCGAGAGACGAGCTGTTGGACCGCCTTTATCCCGGTAAAGAAGCCATTGTCATCGAGCGGGTCGTGGATGTTCACATCGGCAAACTGAGGCAGAAAATAGAAAACGATTCTTCCGCTCCCAGGTATATTTTGACCGTGCGCGGGATCGGATACCGGTTTGCAGATGAAGAGATCGACAGCAACGGGGCGCTGGATTGA
- a CDS encoding inorganic phosphate transporter family protein, translating into MFLFFLSSGLFLGWSLGANDASNVFGTAVGSKMIRFRTAAICCSLFIILGAVMSGSGASHTLGRLGSINAIAGAFIVAFAAAISVYSMTKLGYPVSTSQAIVGAIIGWNFFSGSLTDYHTLLKIVLTWVACPMLSAVIALALHKTIVFFIRRIKIDMFRLDAVTRYGLLVIGAFGSYSLGANNIANVMGVFVPVSPFADISIFGLFRLSSTQQLFFIGGIAIGIGVLTYSRKVMETVGEGIMDLSPIAALVVVAAHSLVLFLFASQGLETFLKQHGLPTIPLVPVSSSQAIVGAVIGIGLLKRGRGIRWRVLGGIGSSWVVTPVIAALVSFVALFFLQNVFEQKTYRPVSYLLTAEAMARIQQKGIVLDELEGLAGKEFPDAVHFMRALEANGHLTPEDEAFILESAEIDPMEITTGNLDTIDFNPNWITAREKDDLKKLEGRYFKHKWQLREALAHLSPRWKPIEGDKRHNDILLNKLTHIYDKLRLGD; encoded by the coding sequence ATGTTTCTATTTTTTCTTTCAAGCGGTCTTTTCCTGGGCTGGTCGCTCGGGGCCAACGATGCTTCCAATGTATTCGGAACGGCGGTTGGCAGTAAAATGATCCGGTTCAGAACGGCCGCCATCTGCTGCAGCCTGTTCATCATTCTCGGTGCCGTCATGAGTGGTTCCGGCGCTTCGCACACACTTGGGAGACTCGGCTCCATCAACGCCATTGCCGGTGCTTTCATCGTTGCATTTGCAGCCGCCATAAGTGTTTATTCGATGACCAAACTCGGTTATCCCGTATCCACTTCCCAAGCCATCGTCGGCGCCATCATCGGGTGGAACTTTTTCAGCGGTTCGTTGACCGACTACCATACATTGCTGAAGATTGTCTTAACCTGGGTAGCCTGCCCGATGCTTTCCGCAGTCATCGCACTGGCTTTACACAAAACGATCGTTTTTTTCATCAGGCGGATAAAAATCGACATGTTCAGGCTCGATGCCGTGACACGCTACGGCCTGCTCGTAATCGGCGCTTTCGGCTCGTACAGCCTGGGGGCGAACAATATTGCCAATGTGATGGGTGTTTTTGTGCCCGTTTCCCCCTTTGCCGACATCTCTATTTTTGGATTGTTCCGATTGAGCTCGACACAGCAACTGTTCTTCATCGGCGGGATTGCGATCGGCATCGGCGTGCTGACCTATTCGCGAAAAGTGATGGAAACCGTCGGTGAAGGCATTATGGACCTTTCTCCAATTGCCGCCCTTGTCGTGGTGGCCGCCCACTCGCTGGTGTTGTTCCTGTTTGCATCGCAGGGGCTGGAAACTTTTTTAAAGCAGCACGGGTTGCCCACCATCCCTCTGGTTCCCGTTTCGAGCTCCCAGGCGATCGTGGGAGCCGTTATCGGGATCGGGCTGCTCAAGCGCGGGCGCGGTATCCGCTGGAGGGTTCTGGGCGGAATCGGCAGCAGCTGGGTCGTAACGCCGGTAATCGCCGCGCTGGTAAGCTTTGTTGCGCTTTTTTTTCTGCAAAATGTTTTCGAACAGAAAACCTATCGCCCGGTATCCTACCTGCTCACGGCGGAGGCAATGGCTCGAATCCAGCAAAAAGGCATTGTTCTTGATGAACTGGAGGGCCTGGCCGGAAAGGAGTTTCCGGATGCGGTTCATTTCATGCGGGCACTGGAAGCTAATGGGCATTTAACGCCGGAAGACGAAGCCTTCATCTTGGAGTCGGCGGAAATAGACCCCATGGAAATTACCACGGGCAATTTGGATACGATCGATTTCAATCCGAACTGGATCACCGCAAGGGAAAAGGATGACCTGAAGAAACTTGAAGGAAGATATTTCAAGCATAAATGGCAGTTGCGTGAAGCCCTCGCCCACCTATCGCCCCGTTGGAAACCCATCGAGGGCGACAAGAGGCACAACGACATTTTGCTCAATAAATTGACGCATATATATGATAAATTACGCCTCGGCGATTGA